Proteins encoded within one genomic window of Acomys russatus chromosome 5, mAcoRus1.1, whole genome shotgun sequence:
- the Ascl2 gene encoding achaete-scute homolog 2: HGVPGLQKARVAFLRTSCGSALPQARGGATVRFPTHSVPRGHFSCGAPKLSAGAHGLHASMMDGSALHQFVPSSPGVAGACAAPQRPASPELLRCSRRRRSGATEASSSSAAAVARRNERERNRVKLVNLGFQALRQHVPHGGASKKLSKVETLRSAVEYIRALQRLLAEHDAVRAALAGGLLTPATLQPAARAPPTVSSASTPLSCALSCASTSPDSGGSSELGSPSSAYSSEDSGCEGELSQMDCELLDFSSWLGGF; the protein is encoded by the coding sequence CACGGGGTCCCAGGACTCCAGAAGGCCAGAGTCGCGTTCCTCAGGACGTCCTGCGGCAGCGCCCTGCCTCAGGCCCGTGGAGGTGCGACCGTCCGCTTCCCAACGCACTCGGTTCCTCGCGGGCACTTTTCCTGTGGTGCTCCGAAACTCTCTGCAGGCGCCCACGGGCTGCATGCAAGCATGATGGATGGCAGCGCGCTGCACCAGTTCGTGCCCTCCTCGCCTGGAGTCGCCGGAGCCTGCGCTGCTCCGCAGAGACCGGCGTCCCCGGAGCTGCTGCGCTGCAGCCGGCGGCGGCGATCAGGCGCAACCGAGGCCAGCAGCAGCTCGGCGGCGGCCGTGGCACGCCGCAATGAGCGCGAGCGCAATCGTGTGAAGCTGGTAAACTTGGGCTTCCAGGCGCTGCGACAGCACGTGCCGCACGGCGGCGCCAGCAAGAAGCTGAGTAAGGTGGAGACGCTGCGCTCGGCGGTAGAGTATATTCGTGCGCTGCAGCGGCTGCTTGCGGAGCACGACGCGGTGCGCGCTGCGCTTGCGGGGGGTTTGCTAACACCGGCCACTCTGCAGCCGGCCGCCCGCGCGCCGCCCACCGTCTCCTCTGCCAGCACTCCTCTGTCCTGTGCTCTGTCCTGCGCCTCTACGTCCCCGGACAGCGGAGGCAGCTCCGAGCTTGGCTCCCCGAGCTCCGCCTATTCGTCGGAGGACAGCGGCTGCGAGGGAGAGCTGAGTCAGATGGACTGCGAGCTGCTTGACTTTTCCAGCTGGTTAGGGGGCTTCtga